The Falco peregrinus isolate bFalPer1 chromosome 12, bFalPer1.pri, whole genome shotgun sequence genome has a segment encoding these proteins:
- the FYTTD1 gene encoding UAP56-interacting factor isoform X1 — MSGFGAAAPPSGSSAVAGARNGSSDSLEKIDMSLDTWGEKSCLLFSYHVNLGEHMKITDDIIKLNKKEERKQYSPKMKRGLQQNRTRQFRTPGSKWGIQQQKGYGKNRLGRRKKIAGKKRSYGVITGLAAKKAVGSHKGISPLNRQPLSEKNAQRNYPVLKKKTNLQRQSEMQRKQAPALRRPAPLNRRNNMPSTFARIGNKLNQQKDTRQATFLFRRGLKVQAQVQSTDDLDNQTVKRTRQWRTSTTSGGILTVSIDNPGAIITPVSQKLRLTRTPVPPFLMKRDQSEEKKIPKGVPLQFDINSVGKQTGMTLNERFGILKEQRTALSQNKGSRFVTVG, encoded by the exons ATACCTGGGGAGAGAagtcttgtttgcttttttcctatCATGTCAACCTCGGTGAACATATGAAGATAACTG ATGATATAATTAAACTgaacaagaaagaagagagaaagcaatATTCCCCTAAAATGAAAAGAGGACTTCAGCAGAATCGAACTCGACAGTTCAGGACACCAGGCTCCAAGTGGGGAATCCAACAGCAGAAAG GTTATGGTAAAAATCGTTTGGGACGGAGGAAGAAGATAGCAGGGAAGAAGCGTTCTTATGGAGTTATAACCGGCTTGGCAGCCAAGAAAGCAGTGGGTTCACACAAAGGAATTAGTCCCCTGAACAGACAACCACTTAGTGAGAAG AATGCACAGAGGAATTACcctgttttgaaaaagaaaacaaacctgcagAGACaatctgaaatgcagagaaaacaagCTCCAGCCCTTAGGAGGCCTGCCCCACTAAATAGAAG GAATAACATGCCATCCACTTTTGCCAGAATTGGAAACAAACTAAATCAGCAGAAAGACACTCGTCAAGCAACTTTCCTGTTCAGAAGGGGCCTGAAG GTGCAGGCCCAAGTGCAGTCAACAGATGATCTTGATAATCAGACAGTAAAGAGAACTCGTCA ATGGCGAACTTCTACCACAAGTGGAGGGATTCTGACTGTGTCTATTGACAACCCAGGAGCAATCATAACCCCAGT TTCCCAGAAATTACGATTAACTCGTACTCCTGTGCCACCATTTCTGATGAAGAGGGACCAATCTGAAGAGAAGAAGATTCCTAAAGGGGTTCCATTGCAGTTTGATATCAATAGTGTTGGCAAACAG acaggGATGACATTGAACGAACGTTTTGGGATCCTGAAGGAACAAAGAACAGCACTGTCGCAGAACAAAGGAAGCCGTTTTGTAACAGTGGGTTAA